From a region of the Ovis aries strain OAR_USU_Benz2616 breed Rambouillet chromosome 2, ARS-UI_Ramb_v3.0, whole genome shotgun sequence genome:
- the HINT2 gene encoding adenosine 5'-monophosphoramidase HINT2 isoform X2, giving the protein MAAAVVLAAGLCVARRAVAVAGPRGVQVRGAAGVTDGNEVAKAQQAAPGGAAPTIFSRILDRSLPADILYEDQQCLVFRDVAPQAPVHFLVIPKKPIPRISQAEEEDQQLLGHLLLVAKKTAKAEGLGDGYRLVINDGKLGAQSVYHLHIHVLGGRQLQWPPG; this is encoded by the exons ATGGCAGCGGCAGTGGTGCTGGCCGCCGGGCTCTGCGTGGCGCGTCGGGCGGTGGCGGTGGCAGGGCCTCGGGGGGTGCAG GTCCGAGGAGCTGCAGGTGTGACTGATGGGAATGAAGTGGCCAAGGCCCAGCAGGCAGCTCCTGGGGGAGCAGCCCCAACCATCTTCTCCCGGATCCTGGATCGAAGCCTCCCAGCTGACATCCTATATGAGGACCAGCAG TGTCTCGTATTCCGGGATGTGGCCCCTCAGGCTCCTGTGCACTTTCTGGTCATTCCTAAGAAGCCCATTCCTCGGATCAGCCAGGCTGAAGAGGAAGACCAACAG CTTCTTGGACACCTTCTCCTTGTGGCCAAGAAAACAGCAAAGGCTGAGGGGCTGGGTGATGGATACCGACTTG TGATCAACGATGGCAAGCTGGGTGCACAGTCTGTGTATCACCTACACATTCACGTACTTGGGGGCCGACAGCTCCAGTGGCCTCCAGGTTGA
- the FAM221B gene encoding protein FAM221B isoform X3, which translates to MEADKVTEEPPTTLDAEESLSSKDPSPEDSQEPPIPESPLEPALSETLLESLAPESPVLPSTSQTPLDIHTSETPVEPSTSTTPLEHSASEVPLETLTPETQLATHIPKVLDQQLAFQTSSLNRASPHNPKEDFSESSSSESSWAKRSIHTSELEVFPKHSLSGSPSQVYLDTSTKVKEEEEEGEKEMDVADSNAHAAQPEHRLGKKKGKKGVSRYTIHPVVPAKQADLVDMAKSMHREKFGTQVNYLFQWEKDAALNAIQTGLYIGWRCPHYLWDCFRIGDESKCFCGHLLREHQIISDISVPCNVGQCRCLMFCFIPSRPEEVGEFWLKRRATFDPRAWRAQCRCKHSHEDHTATGSHSCRVKGCCCSCFESNFLCAACDRRWEEHETFFETEETRRRGGRPHGADYVPFAEMPTLREAIINNSDFKALQKQGLSGHPSSYPSPPGLPSPRDVQPGLPSKPHI; encoded by the exons ATGGAAGCAGACAAGGTCACAGAAGAGCCTCCTACCACCTTGGATGCAGAAGAGAGCCTTTCTTCAAAGGACCCCTCTCCTGAGGACTCACAGGAGCCCCCTATCCCTGAAAGCCCCTTAGAGCCTGCCCTCTCTGAAACCCTGTTAGAGTCCCTTGCACCTGAATCTCCTGTGTTGCCCTCCACTTCCCAGACCCCTTTAGACATCCACACCTCTGAAACCCCTGTAGAGCCTTCCACCTCTACCACCCCTTTAGAACACTCTGCCTCTGAGGTCCCTTTGGAGACCCTTACCCCTGAGACCCAGTTGGCAACCCACATCCCCAAAGTCCTAGATCAACAACTTGCTTTTCAGACTTCGTCACTAAACCGTGCCTCCCCTCATAATCCAAAGGAAGATTTCTCTGAGTCTTCCTCCAGCGAGAGCTCATGGGCAAAGAGGTCCATCCACACCTCTGAACTTGAAGTCTTTCCAAAGCACTCCCTTTCAGGCTCTCCATCCCAGGTCTACTTGGACACATCTACAAAagtgaaggaagaggaagaagagggcgAGAAAGAGATGGATGTCGCTGACAGTAATGCTCACGCAGCTCAGCCTGAACACCGGCTGGGcaagaagaaggggaagaaaggagTCAGCC GTTACACCATCCACCCAGTGGTCCCTGCTAAACAGGCAGACCTGGTGGACATGGCTAAGTCAATGCACAGAGAGAAGTTTGGTACGCAAGTGAATTATCTTTTCCAATGGGAGAAGGATGCAGCCCTGAATGCCATCCAAACAG GTCTCTATATTGGCTGGCGCTGCCCCCATTATCTATGGGACTGTTTCCGGATTGGGGATGAGTCCAAGTGCTTTTGTGGACACTTGCTGAGAGAGCACCAGATCATCTCAG ACATATCCGTGCCCTGCAACGTGGGCCAGTGCCGCTGCCTCATGTTCTGCTTCATCCCATCACGCCCAGAGGAGGTGGGTGAGTTCTGGCTCAAGAGACGGGCCACTTTTGACCCCAGGGCTTGGAGGGCCCAATGTCGCTGCAAACACAGCCATGAAGACCACACAGCTACCGGATCCCATTCCTGCAGGGTCAAAG GCTGTTGCTGCAGCTGCTTTGAGTCTAATTTCCTCTGTGCGGCCTGTGACCGGCGCTGGGAGGAACATGAGACTTTCTTTGAGACTGAGGAGACCCGGCGGCGAGGAGGGAGGCCACACG GAGCAGACTATGTGCCTTTTGCAGAGATGCCTACCCTCCGAGAAGCCATCATCAACAACTCTGACTTCAAGGCCCTCCAGAAGCAGGGGCTCTCTGGCCATCCCAGCTCTTACCCTAGTCCCCCAGGGCTCCCTAGCCCACGTGATGTCCAGCCTGGCCTTCCATCTAAGCCCCATATCTGA
- the FAM221B gene encoding protein FAM221B isoform X1 codes for MDCSPPGSSVHGICQMEADKVTEEPPTTLDAEESLSSKDPSPEDSQEPPIPESPLEPALSETLLESLAPESPVLPSTSQTPLDIHTSETPVEPSTSTTPLEHSASEVPLETLTPETQLATHIPKVLDQQLAFQTSSLNRASPHNPKEDFSESSSSESSWAKRSIHTSELEVFPKHSLSGSPSQVYLDTSTKVKEEEEEGEKEMDVADSNAHAAQPEHRLGKKKGKKGVSRYTIHPVVPAKQADLVDMAKSMHREKFGTQVNYLFQWEKDAALNAIQTGLYIGWRCPHYLWDCFRIGDESKCFCGHLLREHQIISDISVPCNVGQCRCLMFCFIPSRPEEVGEFWLKRRATFDPRAWRAQCRCKHSHEDHTATGSHSCRVKGCCCSCFESNFLCAACDRRWEEHETFFETEETRRRGGRPHGADYVPFAEMPTLREAIINNSDFKALQKQGLSGHPSSYPSPPGLPSPRDVQPGLPSKPHI; via the exons atggactgcagcccaccaggctcctccgtccatgggatttgccag ATGGAAGCAGACAAGGTCACAGAAGAGCCTCCTACCACCTTGGATGCAGAAGAGAGCCTTTCTTCAAAGGACCCCTCTCCTGAGGACTCACAGGAGCCCCCTATCCCTGAAAGCCCCTTAGAGCCTGCCCTCTCTGAAACCCTGTTAGAGTCCCTTGCACCTGAATCTCCTGTGTTGCCCTCCACTTCCCAGACCCCTTTAGACATCCACACCTCTGAAACCCCTGTAGAGCCTTCCACCTCTACCACCCCTTTAGAACACTCTGCCTCTGAGGTCCCTTTGGAGACCCTTACCCCTGAGACCCAGTTGGCAACCCACATCCCCAAAGTCCTAGATCAACAACTTGCTTTTCAGACTTCGTCACTAAACCGTGCCTCCCCTCATAATCCAAAGGAAGATTTCTCTGAGTCTTCCTCCAGCGAGAGCTCATGGGCAAAGAGGTCCATCCACACCTCTGAACTTGAAGTCTTTCCAAAGCACTCCCTTTCAGGCTCTCCATCCCAGGTCTACTTGGACACATCTACAAAagtgaaggaagaggaagaagagggcgAGAAAGAGATGGATGTCGCTGACAGTAATGCTCACGCAGCTCAGCCTGAACACCGGCTGGGcaagaagaaggggaagaaaggagTCAGCC GTTACACCATCCACCCAGTGGTCCCTGCTAAACAGGCAGACCTGGTGGACATGGCTAAGTCAATGCACAGAGAGAAGTTTGGTACGCAAGTGAATTATCTTTTCCAATGGGAGAAGGATGCAGCCCTGAATGCCATCCAAACAG GTCTCTATATTGGCTGGCGCTGCCCCCATTATCTATGGGACTGTTTCCGGATTGGGGATGAGTCCAAGTGCTTTTGTGGACACTTGCTGAGAGAGCACCAGATCATCTCAG ACATATCCGTGCCCTGCAACGTGGGCCAGTGCCGCTGCCTCATGTTCTGCTTCATCCCATCACGCCCAGAGGAGGTGGGTGAGTTCTGGCTCAAGAGACGGGCCACTTTTGACCCCAGGGCTTGGAGGGCCCAATGTCGCTGCAAACACAGCCATGAAGACCACACAGCTACCGGATCCCATTCCTGCAGGGTCAAAG GCTGTTGCTGCAGCTGCTTTGAGTCTAATTTCCTCTGTGCGGCCTGTGACCGGCGCTGGGAGGAACATGAGACTTTCTTTGAGACTGAGGAGACCCGGCGGCGAGGAGGGAGGCCACACG GAGCAGACTATGTGCCTTTTGCAGAGATGCCTACCCTCCGAGAAGCCATCATCAACAACTCTGACTTCAAGGCCCTCCAGAAGCAGGGGCTCTCTGGCCATCCCAGCTCTTACCCTAGTCCCCCAGGGCTCCCTAGCCCACGTGATGTCCAGCCTGGCCTTCCATCTAAGCCCCATATCTGA
- the FAM221B gene encoding protein FAM221B isoform X2 codes for MDQSREQEKMEADKVTEEPPTTLDAEESLSSKDPSPEDSQEPPIPESPLEPALSETLLESLAPESPVLPSTSQTPLDIHTSETPVEPSTSTTPLEHSASEVPLETLTPETQLATHIPKVLDQQLAFQTSSLNRASPHNPKEDFSESSSSESSWAKRSIHTSELEVFPKHSLSGSPSQVYLDTSTKVKEEEEEGEKEMDVADSNAHAAQPEHRLGKKKGKKGVSRYTIHPVVPAKQADLVDMAKSMHREKFGTQVNYLFQWEKDAALNAIQTGLYIGWRCPHYLWDCFRIGDESKCFCGHLLREHQIISDISVPCNVGQCRCLMFCFIPSRPEEVGEFWLKRRATFDPRAWRAQCRCKHSHEDHTATGSHSCRVKGCCCSCFESNFLCAACDRRWEEHETFFETEETRRRGGRPHGADYVPFAEMPTLREAIINNSDFKALQKQGLSGHPSSYPSPPGLPSPRDVQPGLPSKPHI; via the exons ATGGACCAAAGTAGAGAGCAGGAGAAG ATGGAAGCAGACAAGGTCACAGAAGAGCCTCCTACCACCTTGGATGCAGAAGAGAGCCTTTCTTCAAAGGACCCCTCTCCTGAGGACTCACAGGAGCCCCCTATCCCTGAAAGCCCCTTAGAGCCTGCCCTCTCTGAAACCCTGTTAGAGTCCCTTGCACCTGAATCTCCTGTGTTGCCCTCCACTTCCCAGACCCCTTTAGACATCCACACCTCTGAAACCCCTGTAGAGCCTTCCACCTCTACCACCCCTTTAGAACACTCTGCCTCTGAGGTCCCTTTGGAGACCCTTACCCCTGAGACCCAGTTGGCAACCCACATCCCCAAAGTCCTAGATCAACAACTTGCTTTTCAGACTTCGTCACTAAACCGTGCCTCCCCTCATAATCCAAAGGAAGATTTCTCTGAGTCTTCCTCCAGCGAGAGCTCATGGGCAAAGAGGTCCATCCACACCTCTGAACTTGAAGTCTTTCCAAAGCACTCCCTTTCAGGCTCTCCATCCCAGGTCTACTTGGACACATCTACAAAagtgaaggaagaggaagaagagggcgAGAAAGAGATGGATGTCGCTGACAGTAATGCTCACGCAGCTCAGCCTGAACACCGGCTGGGcaagaagaaggggaagaaaggagTCAGCC GTTACACCATCCACCCAGTGGTCCCTGCTAAACAGGCAGACCTGGTGGACATGGCTAAGTCAATGCACAGAGAGAAGTTTGGTACGCAAGTGAATTATCTTTTCCAATGGGAGAAGGATGCAGCCCTGAATGCCATCCAAACAG GTCTCTATATTGGCTGGCGCTGCCCCCATTATCTATGGGACTGTTTCCGGATTGGGGATGAGTCCAAGTGCTTTTGTGGACACTTGCTGAGAGAGCACCAGATCATCTCAG ACATATCCGTGCCCTGCAACGTGGGCCAGTGCCGCTGCCTCATGTTCTGCTTCATCCCATCACGCCCAGAGGAGGTGGGTGAGTTCTGGCTCAAGAGACGGGCCACTTTTGACCCCAGGGCTTGGAGGGCCCAATGTCGCTGCAAACACAGCCATGAAGACCACACAGCTACCGGATCCCATTCCTGCAGGGTCAAAG GCTGTTGCTGCAGCTGCTTTGAGTCTAATTTCCTCTGTGCGGCCTGTGACCGGCGCTGGGAGGAACATGAGACTTTCTTTGAGACTGAGGAGACCCGGCGGCGAGGAGGGAGGCCACACG GAGCAGACTATGTGCCTTTTGCAGAGATGCCTACCCTCCGAGAAGCCATCATCAACAACTCTGACTTCAAGGCCCTCCAGAAGCAGGGGCTCTCTGGCCATCCCAGCTCTTACCCTAGTCCCCCAGGGCTCCCTAGCCCACGTGATGTCCAGCCTGGCCTTCCATCTAAGCCCCATATCTGA
- the FAM221B gene encoding protein FAM221B isoform X4 encodes MDCSPPGSSVHGICQMEADKVTEEPPTTLDAEESLSSKDPSPEDSQEPPIPESPLEPALSETLLESLAPESPVLPSTSQTPLDIHTSETPVEPSTSTTPLEHSASEVPLETLTPETQLATHIPKVLDQQLAFQTSSLNRASPHNPKEDFSESSSSESSWAKRSIHTSELEVFPKHSLSGSPSQVYLDTSTKVKEEEEEGEKEMDVADSNAHAAQPEHRLGKKKGKKGVSRYTIHPVVPAKQADLVDMAKSMHREKFGTQVNYLFQWEKDAALNAIQTGLYIGWRCPHYLWDCFRIGDESKCFCGHLLREHQIISDISVPCNVGQCRCLMFCFIPSRPEEVGEFWLKRRATFDPRAWRAQCRCKHSHEDHTATGSHSCRVKGCCCSCFESNFLCAACDRRWEEHETFFETEETRRRGGRPHGTDTVNTWCRPL; translated from the exons atggactgcagcccaccaggctcctccgtccatgggatttgccag ATGGAAGCAGACAAGGTCACAGAAGAGCCTCCTACCACCTTGGATGCAGAAGAGAGCCTTTCTTCAAAGGACCCCTCTCCTGAGGACTCACAGGAGCCCCCTATCCCTGAAAGCCCCTTAGAGCCTGCCCTCTCTGAAACCCTGTTAGAGTCCCTTGCACCTGAATCTCCTGTGTTGCCCTCCACTTCCCAGACCCCTTTAGACATCCACACCTCTGAAACCCCTGTAGAGCCTTCCACCTCTACCACCCCTTTAGAACACTCTGCCTCTGAGGTCCCTTTGGAGACCCTTACCCCTGAGACCCAGTTGGCAACCCACATCCCCAAAGTCCTAGATCAACAACTTGCTTTTCAGACTTCGTCACTAAACCGTGCCTCCCCTCATAATCCAAAGGAAGATTTCTCTGAGTCTTCCTCCAGCGAGAGCTCATGGGCAAAGAGGTCCATCCACACCTCTGAACTTGAAGTCTTTCCAAAGCACTCCCTTTCAGGCTCTCCATCCCAGGTCTACTTGGACACATCTACAAAagtgaaggaagaggaagaagagggcgAGAAAGAGATGGATGTCGCTGACAGTAATGCTCACGCAGCTCAGCCTGAACACCGGCTGGGcaagaagaaggggaagaaaggagTCAGCC GTTACACCATCCACCCAGTGGTCCCTGCTAAACAGGCAGACCTGGTGGACATGGCTAAGTCAATGCACAGAGAGAAGTTTGGTACGCAAGTGAATTATCTTTTCCAATGGGAGAAGGATGCAGCCCTGAATGCCATCCAAACAG GTCTCTATATTGGCTGGCGCTGCCCCCATTATCTATGGGACTGTTTCCGGATTGGGGATGAGTCCAAGTGCTTTTGTGGACACTTGCTGAGAGAGCACCAGATCATCTCAG ACATATCCGTGCCCTGCAACGTGGGCCAGTGCCGCTGCCTCATGTTCTGCTTCATCCCATCACGCCCAGAGGAGGTGGGTGAGTTCTGGCTCAAGAGACGGGCCACTTTTGACCCCAGGGCTTGGAGGGCCCAATGTCGCTGCAAACACAGCCATGAAGACCACACAGCTACCGGATCCCATTCCTGCAGGGTCAAAG GCTGTTGCTGCAGCTGCTTTGAGTCTAATTTCCTCTGTGCGGCCTGTGACCGGCGCTGGGAGGAACATGAGACTTTCTTTGAGACTGAGGAGACCCGGCGGCGAGGAGGGAGGCCACACG ggacagaCACTGTCAACACCTGGTGCAGGCCTCTGTGA
- the FAM221B gene encoding protein FAM221B isoform X5 translates to MEADKVTEEPPTTLDAEESLSSKDPSPEDSQEPPIPESPLEPALSETLLESLAPESPVLPSTSQTPLDIHTSETPVEPSTSTTPLEHSASEVPLETLTPETQLATHIPKVLDQQLAFQTSSLNRASPHNPKEDFSESSSSESSWAKRSIHTSELEVFPKHSLSGSPSQVYLDTSTKVKEEEEEGEKEMDVADSNAHAAQPEHRLGKKKGKKGVSRYTIHPVVPAKQADLVDMAKSMHREKFGTQVNYLFQWEKDAALNAIQTGLYIGWRCPHYLWDCFRIGDESKCFCGHLLREHQIISDISVPCNVGQCRCLMFCFIPSRPEEVGEFWLKRRATFDPRAWRAQCRCKHSHEDHTATGSHSCRVKGCCCSCFESNFLCAACDRRWEEHETFFETEETRRRGGRPHGTDTVNTWCRPL, encoded by the exons ATGGAAGCAGACAAGGTCACAGAAGAGCCTCCTACCACCTTGGATGCAGAAGAGAGCCTTTCTTCAAAGGACCCCTCTCCTGAGGACTCACAGGAGCCCCCTATCCCTGAAAGCCCCTTAGAGCCTGCCCTCTCTGAAACCCTGTTAGAGTCCCTTGCACCTGAATCTCCTGTGTTGCCCTCCACTTCCCAGACCCCTTTAGACATCCACACCTCTGAAACCCCTGTAGAGCCTTCCACCTCTACCACCCCTTTAGAACACTCTGCCTCTGAGGTCCCTTTGGAGACCCTTACCCCTGAGACCCAGTTGGCAACCCACATCCCCAAAGTCCTAGATCAACAACTTGCTTTTCAGACTTCGTCACTAAACCGTGCCTCCCCTCATAATCCAAAGGAAGATTTCTCTGAGTCTTCCTCCAGCGAGAGCTCATGGGCAAAGAGGTCCATCCACACCTCTGAACTTGAAGTCTTTCCAAAGCACTCCCTTTCAGGCTCTCCATCCCAGGTCTACTTGGACACATCTACAAAagtgaaggaagaggaagaagagggcgAGAAAGAGATGGATGTCGCTGACAGTAATGCTCACGCAGCTCAGCCTGAACACCGGCTGGGcaagaagaaggggaagaaaggagTCAGCC GTTACACCATCCACCCAGTGGTCCCTGCTAAACAGGCAGACCTGGTGGACATGGCTAAGTCAATGCACAGAGAGAAGTTTGGTACGCAAGTGAATTATCTTTTCCAATGGGAGAAGGATGCAGCCCTGAATGCCATCCAAACAG GTCTCTATATTGGCTGGCGCTGCCCCCATTATCTATGGGACTGTTTCCGGATTGGGGATGAGTCCAAGTGCTTTTGTGGACACTTGCTGAGAGAGCACCAGATCATCTCAG ACATATCCGTGCCCTGCAACGTGGGCCAGTGCCGCTGCCTCATGTTCTGCTTCATCCCATCACGCCCAGAGGAGGTGGGTGAGTTCTGGCTCAAGAGACGGGCCACTTTTGACCCCAGGGCTTGGAGGGCCCAATGTCGCTGCAAACACAGCCATGAAGACCACACAGCTACCGGATCCCATTCCTGCAGGGTCAAAG GCTGTTGCTGCAGCTGCTTTGAGTCTAATTTCCTCTGTGCGGCCTGTGACCGGCGCTGGGAGGAACATGAGACTTTCTTTGAGACTGAGGAGACCCGGCGGCGAGGAGGGAGGCCACACG ggacagaCACTGTCAACACCTGGTGCAGGCCTCTGTGA
- the HINT2 gene encoding adenosine 5'-monophosphoramidase HINT2 isoform X1: MGRRSSLPASAGANGSGSPAPRCPTSAGCGARVLTQVRGAAGVTDGNEVAKAQQAAPGGAAPTIFSRILDRSLPADILYEDQQCLVFRDVAPQAPVHFLVIPKKPIPRISQAEEEDQQLLGHLLLVAKKTAKAEGLGDGYRLVINDGKLGAQSVYHLHIHVLGGRQLQWPPG; encoded by the exons ATGGGACGACGGAGTTCGCTTCCGGCCTCGGCCGGAGCCAATGGCAGTGGCTCGCCGGCTCCCCGCTGCCCCACCTCAGCAGGCTGCGGAGCTCGAGTGCTGACCCAG GTCCGAGGAGCTGCAGGTGTGACTGATGGGAATGAAGTGGCCAAGGCCCAGCAGGCAGCTCCTGGGGGAGCAGCCCCAACCATCTTCTCCCGGATCCTGGATCGAAGCCTCCCAGCTGACATCCTATATGAGGACCAGCAG TGTCTCGTATTCCGGGATGTGGCCCCTCAGGCTCCTGTGCACTTTCTGGTCATTCCTAAGAAGCCCATTCCTCGGATCAGCCAGGCTGAAGAGGAAGACCAACAG CTTCTTGGACACCTTCTCCTTGTGGCCAAGAAAACAGCAAAGGCTGAGGGGCTGGGTGATGGATACCGACTTG TGATCAACGATGGCAAGCTGGGTGCACAGTCTGTGTATCACCTACACATTCACGTACTTGGGGGCCGACAGCTCCAGTGGCCTCCAGGTTGA